A single window of Stigmatopora nigra isolate UIUO_SnigA chromosome 20, RoL_Snig_1.1, whole genome shotgun sequence DNA harbors:
- the gps2 gene encoding G protein pathway suppressor 2 isoform X3 yields the protein MPALLERPKLSNAMARALHKHIMRERERKRQEEEEVDKMMEQKMKEEEERKRTKEIEERMSLEETKEQVMKMGEKLQGLQEEKHQLFLQLKKVLHEEEKRRRKEQSDITTLTSASYQAGLPMHAGQHLLGIQGSPVGHSRAGALLGDRGKQLFQSAILPTRHYQTPAFSSGEFGGGAHESYGVAQHPAAYAAGPSVPVGFAGGSQIRGASAFQAMQYLPHQQPGYPVHGHFTSQPGYIPGAGIPLQKQLEHANQQSGFTDAGALRPMHPPAMHPSAQGLLPASSVAVQIPGAKAAFQGSPQAAPRHGFLPHGQSAQRFYHHGK from the exons ATGCCTGCACTTTTGGAGAGACCAAAGCTGTCCAACGCGATGGCCCGAGCCCTCCACAAGCACATCATGAGGGAGCGCGAACGCAAGCGACAAG aggaggaggaagtggaCAAGATGATGGAACAGAAGatgaaggaggaagaggagaggaaGAGGACCAAAGAGATTGAGGAGAGGATGTCCTTGGAGGAGACCAAGGAGCAG GTGATGAAGATGGGTGAAAAGCTTCAAGGGCTTCAAGAGGAAAAGCATCAGCTCTTCTTACAACTCAAAAAAGTGCTCCACGAAGAGGAGAAACGACGGCGCAAGGAGCAAAG CGACATCACCACGCTCACGTCGGCCAGCTACCAAGCCGGCCTCCCCATGCACGCGGGCCAGCACCTCCTGGGCATCCAAG GAAGTCCCGTGGGCCACAGTCGGGCCGGCGCGCTTCTGGGAGATCGCGGCAAGCAGCTTTTCCAGAGCGCCATCCTTCCC ACGCGGCACTACCAGACGCCCGCCTTCTCCTCGGGCGAGTTCGGCGGGGGAGCCCACGAGTCCTACGGGGTGGCCCAGCATCCCGCCGCCTACGCCGCGGGGCCCTCCGTGCCGGTGGGCTTCGCCGGTGGCTCGCAGATCAGAG GAGCGTCCGCCTTCCAGGCCATGCAGTATCTGCCCCACCAGCAGCCCGGCTACCCGGTCCACGGTCACTTCACCTCTCAGCCCG GCTACATCCCGGGCGCCGGAATCCCCCTCCAGAAGCAGCTGGAACACGCCAATCAGCAGTCGGGGTTTACCGACGCG GGCGCCCTGAGGCCCATGCACCCTCCCGCCATGCACCCCTCGGCCCAAGGCCTGCTCCCCGCGTCGTCAGTGGCCGTCCAGATTCCCGGCGCCAAG GCGGCCTTCCAGGGCTCTCCGCAGGCGGCGCCCCGTCACGGCTTCCTGCCTCACGGTCAGAGCGCCCAGAGGTTTTACCACCACGGCAAGTGA
- the LOC144213836 gene encoding tetraspanin-5-like isoform X4, whose amino-acid sequence MSGNHYKGHEVSCCIKYFIFGFNILFWLLGMALVGVGLWAWSEKGVLSNISSITDLGGLDPVWLFMVVGGVMFILGFAGCIGALRENTFLLKFFSVFLGIIFFLELTAGILAFVFKDWIKDQLNLFINNNIRAYRDDIDLQNLIDFTQEYWECCGAFGADDWNLNIYFNCTDGNRSREKCGVPYSCCTKDPAVRLGRADLRWILLVAFFFLLLLLPFFLICLQEDVINTQCGYDVRAKRDSEQKDYINVKGCVPQFERWLQNNLTLVAGMFIGVALLQIFGICLAQNLVSDIEAVRTSCGF is encoded by the exons ATGTCGGGGAACCACTACAAAGGCCACGAAGTCAGCTGCTGCATCAAATACTTCATTTTCGGATTCAATATCCTCTTTTGG cTGCTGGGAATGGCCTTGGTCGGAGTTGGACTGTGGGCGTGGAGTGAAAAG GGGGTCCTCTCCAACATTTCTTCCATCACAGACCTGGGCGGTCTGGACCCAGTGTGGCTCTTCATGGTGGTGGGCGGAGTCATGTTCATTTTGGGCTTCGCCGGCTGCATCGGAGCGCTTCGGGAGAACACCTTCCTGCTCAAGTTT TTTTCCGTATTCCTGGGAATCATCTTCTTCCTGGAGCTGACGGCGGGAATCCTGGCTTTCGTCTTCAAGGATTGGATCAAGGACCAGCTCAACTTGTTCATCAACAACAACATCCGGGCCTACCGGGATGACATTGACCTGCAAAACCTCATCGATTTCACTCAGGAATAC TGGGAGTGCTGCGGCGCTTTCGGGGCCGACGACTGGAACCTCAACATCTACTTCAACTGCACGGACGGGAACCGCAGTCGGGAAAAGTGCGGCGTTCCTTACTCCTGCTGCACCAAGGATCCGGCGGTACGTCTCGGCCGGGCCGATTTGCGTTGGATTCTtttggtggcttttttttttctccttcttcttcttcctttctttcttaTCTGCCTCCAGGAGGACGTCATCAACACTCAGTGCGGATACGACGTTCGCGCCAAACGA GATTCGGAGCAGAAGGATTACATCAACGTGAAGGGCTGCGTGCCGCAGTTTGAGAGGTGGCTCCAGAACAACCTGACTTTGGTGGCCGGGATGTTCATCGGCGTGGCCTTGCTGCAG ATCTTTGGAATTTGCCTGGCGCAGAACTTGGTGAGCGACATCGAAGCCGTGCGCACCAGCTG CGGATTCTGA
- the LOC144213836 gene encoding tetraspanin-5-like isoform X6: MVVGGVMFILGFAGCIGALRENTFLLKFFSVFLGIIFFLELTAGILAFVFKDWIKDQLNLFINNNIRAYRDDIDLQNLIDFTQEYWECCGAFGADDWNLNIYFNCTDGNRSREKCGVPYSCCTKDPAVRLGRADLRWILLVAFFFLLLLLPFFLICLQEDVINTQCGYDVRAKRDSEQKDYINVKGCVPQFERWLQNNLTLVAGMFIGVALLQIFGICLAQNLVSDIEAVRTSWAARLLSARRVPADGPEKQRAASCESHAKRVAFRWVSVGSVSPAWWNVAATTQ, from the exons ATGGTGGTGGGCGGAGTCATGTTCATTTTGGGCTTCGCCGGCTGCATCGGAGCGCTTCGGGAGAACACCTTCCTGCTCAAGTTT TTTTCCGTATTCCTGGGAATCATCTTCTTCCTGGAGCTGACGGCGGGAATCCTGGCTTTCGTCTTCAAGGATTGGATCAAGGACCAGCTCAACTTGTTCATCAACAACAACATCCGGGCCTACCGGGATGACATTGACCTGCAAAACCTCATCGATTTCACTCAGGAATAC TGGGAGTGCTGCGGCGCTTTCGGGGCCGACGACTGGAACCTCAACATCTACTTCAACTGCACGGACGGGAACCGCAGTCGGGAAAAGTGCGGCGTTCCTTACTCCTGCTGCACCAAGGATCCGGCGGTACGTCTCGGCCGGGCCGATTTGCGTTGGATTCTtttggtggcttttttttttctccttcttcttcttcctttctttcttaTCTGCCTCCAGGAGGACGTCATCAACACTCAGTGCGGATACGACGTTCGCGCCAAACGA GATTCGGAGCAGAAGGATTACATCAACGTGAAGGGCTGCGTGCCGCAGTTTGAGAGGTGGCTCCAGAACAACCTGACTTTGGTGGCCGGGATGTTCATCGGCGTGGCCTTGCTGCAG ATCTTTGGAATTTGCCTGGCGCAGAACTTGGTGAGCGACATCGAAGCCGTGCGCACCAGCTG GGCGGCCCGGCTCCTCTCGGCTCGTCGAGTCCCGGCGGACGGGCCGGAAAAGCAACGGGCGGCAAGTTGCGAGAGCCACGCTAAGCGCGTTGCTTTCCGGTGGGTGTCGGTTGGCTCCGTGTCACCCGCATGGTGGAATGTTGCGGCCACAACACAATAG
- the gps2 gene encoding G protein pathway suppressor 2 isoform X1 — MPALLERPKLSNAMARALHKHIMRERERKRQEEEEVDKMMEQKMKEEEERKRTKEIEERMSLEETKEQVMKMGEKLQGLQEEKHQLFLQLKKVLHEEEKRRRKEQSDITTLTSASYQAGLPMHAGQHLLGIQGSPVGHSRAGALLGDRGKQLFQSAILPTRHYQTPAFSSGEFGGGAHESYGVAQHPAAYAAGPSVPVGFAGGSQIRGASAFQAMQYLPHQQPGYPVHGHFTSQPGYIPGAGIPLQKQLEHANQQSGFTDAGALRPMHPPAMHPSAQGLLPASSVAVQIPGAKVRPGRSRCGSTARPTAGLTFFFFCAQAAFQGSPQAAPRHGFLPHGQSAQRFYHHGK; from the exons ATGCCTGCACTTTTGGAGAGACCAAAGCTGTCCAACGCGATGGCCCGAGCCCTCCACAAGCACATCATGAGGGAGCGCGAACGCAAGCGACAAG aggaggaggaagtggaCAAGATGATGGAACAGAAGatgaaggaggaagaggagaggaaGAGGACCAAAGAGATTGAGGAGAGGATGTCCTTGGAGGAGACCAAGGAGCAG GTGATGAAGATGGGTGAAAAGCTTCAAGGGCTTCAAGAGGAAAAGCATCAGCTCTTCTTACAACTCAAAAAAGTGCTCCACGAAGAGGAGAAACGACGGCGCAAGGAGCAAAG CGACATCACCACGCTCACGTCGGCCAGCTACCAAGCCGGCCTCCCCATGCACGCGGGCCAGCACCTCCTGGGCATCCAAG GAAGTCCCGTGGGCCACAGTCGGGCCGGCGCGCTTCTGGGAGATCGCGGCAAGCAGCTTTTCCAGAGCGCCATCCTTCCC ACGCGGCACTACCAGACGCCCGCCTTCTCCTCGGGCGAGTTCGGCGGGGGAGCCCACGAGTCCTACGGGGTGGCCCAGCATCCCGCCGCCTACGCCGCGGGGCCCTCCGTGCCGGTGGGCTTCGCCGGTGGCTCGCAGATCAGAG GAGCGTCCGCCTTCCAGGCCATGCAGTATCTGCCCCACCAGCAGCCCGGCTACCCGGTCCACGGTCACTTCACCTCTCAGCCCG GCTACATCCCGGGCGCCGGAATCCCCCTCCAGAAGCAGCTGGAACACGCCAATCAGCAGTCGGGGTTTACCGACGCG GGCGCCCTGAGGCCCATGCACCCTCCCGCCATGCACCCCTCGGCCCAAGGCCTGCTCCCCGCGTCGTCAGTGGCCGTCCAGATTCCCGGCGCCAAGGTGAGGCCCGGCCGATCCCGCTGCGGATCGACCGCCCGACCGACGGCCGggctaacctttttttttttctgcgcgCAGGCGGCCTTCCAGGGCTCTCCGCAGGCGGCGCCCCGTCACGGCTTCCTGCCTCACGGTCAGAGCGCCCAGAGGTTTTACCACCACGGCAAGTGA
- the LOC144213836 gene encoding tetraspanin-5-like isoform X5: protein MSGNHYKGHEVSCCIKYFIFGFNILFWLLGMALVGVGLWAWSEKGVLSNISSITDLGGLDPVWLFMVVGGVMFILGFAGCIGALRENTFLLKFFSVFLGIIFFLELTAGILAFVFKDWIKDQLNLFINNNIRAYRDDIDLQNLIDFTQEYWECCGAFGADDWNLNIYFNCTDGNRSREKCGVPYSCCTKDPAVRLGRADLRWILLVAFFFLLLLLPFFLICLQEDVINTQCGYDVRAKRDSEQKDYINVKGCVPQFERWLQNNLTLVAGMFIGVALLQIFGICLAQNLVSDIEAVRTSW, encoded by the exons ATGTCGGGGAACCACTACAAAGGCCACGAAGTCAGCTGCTGCATCAAATACTTCATTTTCGGATTCAATATCCTCTTTTGG cTGCTGGGAATGGCCTTGGTCGGAGTTGGACTGTGGGCGTGGAGTGAAAAG GGGGTCCTCTCCAACATTTCTTCCATCACAGACCTGGGCGGTCTGGACCCAGTGTGGCTCTTCATGGTGGTGGGCGGAGTCATGTTCATTTTGGGCTTCGCCGGCTGCATCGGAGCGCTTCGGGAGAACACCTTCCTGCTCAAGTTT TTTTCCGTATTCCTGGGAATCATCTTCTTCCTGGAGCTGACGGCGGGAATCCTGGCTTTCGTCTTCAAGGATTGGATCAAGGACCAGCTCAACTTGTTCATCAACAACAACATCCGGGCCTACCGGGATGACATTGACCTGCAAAACCTCATCGATTTCACTCAGGAATAC TGGGAGTGCTGCGGCGCTTTCGGGGCCGACGACTGGAACCTCAACATCTACTTCAACTGCACGGACGGGAACCGCAGTCGGGAAAAGTGCGGCGTTCCTTACTCCTGCTGCACCAAGGATCCGGCGGTACGTCTCGGCCGGGCCGATTTGCGTTGGATTCTtttggtggcttttttttttctccttcttcttcttcctttctttcttaTCTGCCTCCAGGAGGACGTCATCAACACTCAGTGCGGATACGACGTTCGCGCCAAACGA GATTCGGAGCAGAAGGATTACATCAACGTGAAGGGCTGCGTGCCGCAGTTTGAGAGGTGGCTCCAGAACAACCTGACTTTGGTGGCCGGGATGTTCATCGGCGTGGCCTTGCTGCAG ATCTTTGGAATTTGCCTGGCGCAGAACTTGGTGAGCGACATCGAAGCCGTGCGCACCAGCTGGTAA
- the gabarapb gene encoding gamma-aminobutyric acid receptor-associated protein: protein MKFQYKEEHPFEKRRSEGEKIRKKYPDRVPVIVEKAPKARIGDLDKKKYLVPSDLTVGQFYFLIRKRIHLRAEDALFFFVNNVIPPTSATMGLLYQEHHEEDFFLYIAYSDESVYGSSHRNM from the exons ATGAAGTTTCAGTACAAAGAAGAGCACCCCTTTGAAAAAAGGCGGTCTGAGGGCGAGAAGATCCGAAAGAAGTATCCGGACAGGGTTCCC GTGATCGTGGAGAAAGCTCCCAAAGCCAGGATAGGCGATCTGGACAAGAAGAAGTATCTGGTTCCTTCCGACCTGACGG TGGGCCAGTTTTATTTCCTCATCCGAAAAAGAATCCACCTGCGAGCCGAGGACGCGCTTTTCTTCTTTGTCAACAACGTCATTCCACCCACTTCGGCCACTATGGGACTCTTGTACCAG GAACACCACGaggaggatttttttctctacatTGCCTACAGCGACGAGAGCGTGTACGGAAGCAGCCACAGGAATATGTGA
- the LOC144213836 gene encoding tetraspanin-5-like isoform X3, with the protein MSGNHYKGHEVSCCIKYFIFGFNILFWGVLSNISSITDLGGLDPVWLFMVVGGVMFILGFAGCIGALRENTFLLKFFSVFLGIIFFLELTAGILAFVFKDWIKDQLNLFINNNIRAYRDDIDLQNLIDFTQEYWECCGAFGADDWNLNIYFNCTDGNRSREKCGVPYSCCTKDPAVRLGRADLRWILLVAFFFLLLLLPFFLICLQEDVINTQCGYDVRAKRDSEQKDYINVKGCVPQFERWLQNNLTLVAGMFIGVALLQIFGICLAQNLVSDIEAVRTSWAARLLSARRVPADGPEKQRAASCESHAKRVAFRWVSVGSVSPAWWNVAATTQ; encoded by the exons ATGTCGGGGAACCACTACAAAGGCCACGAAGTCAGCTGCTGCATCAAATACTTCATTTTCGGATTCAATATCCTCTTTTGG GGGGTCCTCTCCAACATTTCTTCCATCACAGACCTGGGCGGTCTGGACCCAGTGTGGCTCTTCATGGTGGTGGGCGGAGTCATGTTCATTTTGGGCTTCGCCGGCTGCATCGGAGCGCTTCGGGAGAACACCTTCCTGCTCAAGTTT TTTTCCGTATTCCTGGGAATCATCTTCTTCCTGGAGCTGACGGCGGGAATCCTGGCTTTCGTCTTCAAGGATTGGATCAAGGACCAGCTCAACTTGTTCATCAACAACAACATCCGGGCCTACCGGGATGACATTGACCTGCAAAACCTCATCGATTTCACTCAGGAATAC TGGGAGTGCTGCGGCGCTTTCGGGGCCGACGACTGGAACCTCAACATCTACTTCAACTGCACGGACGGGAACCGCAGTCGGGAAAAGTGCGGCGTTCCTTACTCCTGCTGCACCAAGGATCCGGCGGTACGTCTCGGCCGGGCCGATTTGCGTTGGATTCTtttggtggcttttttttttctccttcttcttcttcctttctttcttaTCTGCCTCCAGGAGGACGTCATCAACACTCAGTGCGGATACGACGTTCGCGCCAAACGA GATTCGGAGCAGAAGGATTACATCAACGTGAAGGGCTGCGTGCCGCAGTTTGAGAGGTGGCTCCAGAACAACCTGACTTTGGTGGCCGGGATGTTCATCGGCGTGGCCTTGCTGCAG ATCTTTGGAATTTGCCTGGCGCAGAACTTGGTGAGCGACATCGAAGCCGTGCGCACCAGCTG GGCGGCCCGGCTCCTCTCGGCTCGTCGAGTCCCGGCGGACGGGCCGGAAAAGCAACGGGCGGCAAGTTGCGAGAGCCACGCTAAGCGCGTTGCTTTCCGGTGGGTGTCGGTTGGCTCCGTGTCACCCGCATGGTGGAATGTTGCGGCCACAACACAATAG
- the LOC144213836 gene encoding tetraspanin-5-like isoform X2 — translation MSGNHYKGHEVSCCIKYFIFGFNILFWLLGMALVGVGLWAWSEKGVLSNISSITDLGGLDPVWLFMVVGGVMFILGFAGCIGALRENTFLLKFFSVFLGIIFFLELTAGILAFVFKDWIKDQLNLFINNNIRAYRDDIDLQNLIDFTQEYWECCGAFGADDWNLNIYFNCTDGNRSREKCGVPYSCCTKDPAVRLGRADLRWILLVAFFFLLLLLPFFLICLQEDVINTQCGYDVRAKRDSEQKDYINVKGCVPQFERWLQNNLTLVAGMFIGVALLQIFGICLAQNLVSDIEAVRTSWAARLLSARRVPADGPEKQRAASCESHAKRVAFRGF, via the exons ATGTCGGGGAACCACTACAAAGGCCACGAAGTCAGCTGCTGCATCAAATACTTCATTTTCGGATTCAATATCCTCTTTTGG cTGCTGGGAATGGCCTTGGTCGGAGTTGGACTGTGGGCGTGGAGTGAAAAG GGGGTCCTCTCCAACATTTCTTCCATCACAGACCTGGGCGGTCTGGACCCAGTGTGGCTCTTCATGGTGGTGGGCGGAGTCATGTTCATTTTGGGCTTCGCCGGCTGCATCGGAGCGCTTCGGGAGAACACCTTCCTGCTCAAGTTT TTTTCCGTATTCCTGGGAATCATCTTCTTCCTGGAGCTGACGGCGGGAATCCTGGCTTTCGTCTTCAAGGATTGGATCAAGGACCAGCTCAACTTGTTCATCAACAACAACATCCGGGCCTACCGGGATGACATTGACCTGCAAAACCTCATCGATTTCACTCAGGAATAC TGGGAGTGCTGCGGCGCTTTCGGGGCCGACGACTGGAACCTCAACATCTACTTCAACTGCACGGACGGGAACCGCAGTCGGGAAAAGTGCGGCGTTCCTTACTCCTGCTGCACCAAGGATCCGGCGGTACGTCTCGGCCGGGCCGATTTGCGTTGGATTCTtttggtggcttttttttttctccttcttcttcttcctttctttcttaTCTGCCTCCAGGAGGACGTCATCAACACTCAGTGCGGATACGACGTTCGCGCCAAACGA GATTCGGAGCAGAAGGATTACATCAACGTGAAGGGCTGCGTGCCGCAGTTTGAGAGGTGGCTCCAGAACAACCTGACTTTGGTGGCCGGGATGTTCATCGGCGTGGCCTTGCTGCAG ATCTTTGGAATTTGCCTGGCGCAGAACTTGGTGAGCGACATCGAAGCCGTGCGCACCAGCTG GGCGGCCCGGCTCCTCTCGGCTCGTCGAGTCCCGGCGGACGGGCCGGAAAAGCAACGGGCGGCAAGTTGCGAGAGCCACGCTAAGCGCGTTGCTTTCCG CGGATTCTGA
- the gps2 gene encoding G protein pathway suppressor 2 isoform X2 produces MPALLERPKLSNAMARALHKHIMRERERKRQEEEEVDKMMEQKMKEEEERKRTKEIEERMSLEETKEQVMKMGEKLQGLQEEKHQLFLQLKKVLHEEEKRRRKEQSDITTLTSASYQAGLPMHAGQHLLGIQGSPVGHSRAGALLGDRGKQLFQSAILPTRHYQTPAFSSGEFGGGAHESYGVAQHPAAYAAGPSVPVGFAGGSQIRGASAFQAMQYLPHQQPGYPVHGHFTSQPGYIPGAGIPLQKQLEHANQQSGFTDAQGALRPMHPPAMHPSAQGLLPASSVAVQIPGAKAAFQGSPQAAPRHGFLPHGQSAQRFYHHGK; encoded by the exons ATGCCTGCACTTTTGGAGAGACCAAAGCTGTCCAACGCGATGGCCCGAGCCCTCCACAAGCACATCATGAGGGAGCGCGAACGCAAGCGACAAG aggaggaggaagtggaCAAGATGATGGAACAGAAGatgaaggaggaagaggagaggaaGAGGACCAAAGAGATTGAGGAGAGGATGTCCTTGGAGGAGACCAAGGAGCAG GTGATGAAGATGGGTGAAAAGCTTCAAGGGCTTCAAGAGGAAAAGCATCAGCTCTTCTTACAACTCAAAAAAGTGCTCCACGAAGAGGAGAAACGACGGCGCAAGGAGCAAAG CGACATCACCACGCTCACGTCGGCCAGCTACCAAGCCGGCCTCCCCATGCACGCGGGCCAGCACCTCCTGGGCATCCAAG GAAGTCCCGTGGGCCACAGTCGGGCCGGCGCGCTTCTGGGAGATCGCGGCAAGCAGCTTTTCCAGAGCGCCATCCTTCCC ACGCGGCACTACCAGACGCCCGCCTTCTCCTCGGGCGAGTTCGGCGGGGGAGCCCACGAGTCCTACGGGGTGGCCCAGCATCCCGCCGCCTACGCCGCGGGGCCCTCCGTGCCGGTGGGCTTCGCCGGTGGCTCGCAGATCAGAG GAGCGTCCGCCTTCCAGGCCATGCAGTATCTGCCCCACCAGCAGCCCGGCTACCCGGTCCACGGTCACTTCACCTCTCAGCCCG GCTACATCCCGGGCGCCGGAATCCCCCTCCAGAAGCAGCTGGAACACGCCAATCAGCAGTCGGGGTTTACCGACGCG CAGGGCGCCCTGAGGCCCATGCACCCTCCCGCCATGCACCCCTCGGCCCAAGGCCTGCTCCCCGCGTCGTCAGTGGCCGTCCAGATTCCCGGCGCCAAG GCGGCCTTCCAGGGCTCTCCGCAGGCGGCGCCCCGTCACGGCTTCCTGCCTCACGGTCAGAGCGCCCAGAGGTTTTACCACCACGGCAAGTGA
- the LOC144213836 gene encoding tetraspanin-5-like isoform X1, with product MSGNHYKGHEVSCCIKYFIFGFNILFWLLGMALVGVGLWAWSEKGVLSNISSITDLGGLDPVWLFMVVGGVMFILGFAGCIGALRENTFLLKFFSVFLGIIFFLELTAGILAFVFKDWIKDQLNLFINNNIRAYRDDIDLQNLIDFTQEYWECCGAFGADDWNLNIYFNCTDGNRSREKCGVPYSCCTKDPAVRLGRADLRWILLVAFFFLLLLLPFFLICLQEDVINTQCGYDVRAKRDSEQKDYINVKGCVPQFERWLQNNLTLVAGMFIGVALLQIFGICLAQNLVSDIEAVRTSWAARLLSARRVPADGPEKQRAASCESHAKRVAFRWVSVGSVSPAWWNVAATTQ from the exons ATGTCGGGGAACCACTACAAAGGCCACGAAGTCAGCTGCTGCATCAAATACTTCATTTTCGGATTCAATATCCTCTTTTGG cTGCTGGGAATGGCCTTGGTCGGAGTTGGACTGTGGGCGTGGAGTGAAAAG GGGGTCCTCTCCAACATTTCTTCCATCACAGACCTGGGCGGTCTGGACCCAGTGTGGCTCTTCATGGTGGTGGGCGGAGTCATGTTCATTTTGGGCTTCGCCGGCTGCATCGGAGCGCTTCGGGAGAACACCTTCCTGCTCAAGTTT TTTTCCGTATTCCTGGGAATCATCTTCTTCCTGGAGCTGACGGCGGGAATCCTGGCTTTCGTCTTCAAGGATTGGATCAAGGACCAGCTCAACTTGTTCATCAACAACAACATCCGGGCCTACCGGGATGACATTGACCTGCAAAACCTCATCGATTTCACTCAGGAATAC TGGGAGTGCTGCGGCGCTTTCGGGGCCGACGACTGGAACCTCAACATCTACTTCAACTGCACGGACGGGAACCGCAGTCGGGAAAAGTGCGGCGTTCCTTACTCCTGCTGCACCAAGGATCCGGCGGTACGTCTCGGCCGGGCCGATTTGCGTTGGATTCTtttggtggcttttttttttctccttcttcttcttcctttctttcttaTCTGCCTCCAGGAGGACGTCATCAACACTCAGTGCGGATACGACGTTCGCGCCAAACGA GATTCGGAGCAGAAGGATTACATCAACGTGAAGGGCTGCGTGCCGCAGTTTGAGAGGTGGCTCCAGAACAACCTGACTTTGGTGGCCGGGATGTTCATCGGCGTGGCCTTGCTGCAG ATCTTTGGAATTTGCCTGGCGCAGAACTTGGTGAGCGACATCGAAGCCGTGCGCACCAGCTG GGCGGCCCGGCTCCTCTCGGCTCGTCGAGTCCCGGCGGACGGGCCGGAAAAGCAACGGGCGGCAAGTTGCGAGAGCCACGCTAAGCGCGTTGCTTTCCGGTGGGTGTCGGTTGGCTCCGTGTCACCCGCATGGTGGAATGTTGCGGCCACAACACAATAG